The Fusobacterium necrophorum subsp. necrophorum genome has a window encoding:
- a CDS encoding TonB-dependent receptor: MKKILFLVGALFSISAFAEQTIELGSTSIKGNRKTDYTLTPKEYKNTYTITQEKIRERNYKNVEDVLRDAPGVVVQNTAFGPRIDMRGSGEKSLSRVKVLVDGISINPTEETMASLPINSIPIESVKKIEIIPGGGATLYGSGSVGGVVSISTNSNVTKNNFFMDLNYGSFDNRNFGFAGGYNVSDKLYVNYGFNYLNSEDYREHEEKENKIYLLGFDYKINPKNRFRVQTRYSKMKHDGSNWLSQEELKISRKKAGLNLDLDTTDKSYTFDYEYRSSQNLTLAATAYKQQQDRDITTDDIRDIEIIASNRNYTDLKEYMTFYDVKSTLKAKFKEKKYGLKLKGKYEYGRGEVIFGYDYQDSNNKRNSLVQSETLKTYNDKISDLNLSPEDRKPIINRVNIDLTKKSHGFYVFNKLELTDKWDFTTGFRTEITKYNGYRKNGPNTMPIVSPKVNEIRTDEKMTNYAGEAGMLYKYSDTGRAFVRYERGFVTPFANQLTDKIHDTKLKSPAGFFTPPIVNVSSLYVANNLKSEITDTIEVGFRDYIFNSLISASFFATDTTDEITLISSGITNPAVNRWKFRNIGKTRRLGIELEAEQKWGKFDFSQSLTFVDTKVLKTDAESRIFRGDKVPMVPRIKATLGLKYNVTDNLALIGTYTYLSKRETRELDEKDKVYKHTIKGYGTADLGILYKVDKYSNFKVGAKNIFGKKYNLRETKLEALPAPERNYYLEFNVKFN; this comes from the coding sequence ATGAAAAAAATTTTGTTTTTAGTTGGGGCTTTGTTTTCTATTTCTGCTTTTGCGGAGCAGACTATAGAATTAGGAAGTACTTCCATAAAAGGAAATAGAAAGACAGATTATACTTTAACACCAAAAGAGTATAAAAATACGTATACCATTACACAAGAAAAAATTCGAGAACGAAACTATAAAAATGTAGAAGATGTTTTACGGGATGCTCCTGGTGTTGTTGTTCAAAATACAGCATTTGGACCTCGAATTGATATGAGAGGGAGTGGGGAGAAATCTTTGTCAAGAGTAAAGGTTCTTGTGGATGGAATTAGTATCAATCCTACAGAGGAAACGATGGCGAGTTTACCAATTAATTCGATTCCCATTGAAAGTGTTAAAAAGATTGAAATTATTCCAGGAGGAGGAGCTACTTTATATGGAAGTGGCTCTGTAGGAGGAGTTGTCAGTATTTCTACGAATTCCAATGTAACGAAGAATAATTTCTTTATGGATTTGAACTATGGTTCTTTTGATAATAGAAACTTTGGATTTGCAGGAGGATATAATGTAAGTGACAAATTATATGTGAACTATGGTTTTAATTATTTGAACAGTGAAGATTATAGAGAACATGAGGAGAAGGAAAATAAAATTTATTTGTTGGGTTTTGACTATAAAATCAACCCAAAGAATCGTTTCAGAGTACAAACAAGATATAGTAAAATGAAGCATGATGGAAGTAACTGGCTAAGTCAGGAGGAATTAAAGATTTCGCGAAAGAAAGCTGGATTGAATTTGGACCTAGATACAACAGATAAAAGTTACACTTTCGATTATGAGTATAGATCTAGTCAAAATTTAACGCTAGCCGCTACTGCCTATAAACAACAACAAGATAGAGACATTACAACCGATGATATTCGAGATATTGAAATTATAGCTTCTAACCGAAACTACACTGATTTAAAAGAATATATGACTTTTTATGATGTAAAATCTACTTTAAAGGCAAAGTTTAAAGAAAAAAAATATGGACTAAAATTAAAAGGAAAATACGAGTATGGAAGAGGGGAAGTTATTTTCGGGTATGATTATCAAGATTCTAACAATAAAAGAAACTCTCTTGTACAATCAGAGACTTTAAAAACTTATAATGACAAAATCAGTGACTTAAATTTATCTCCTGAAGATAGAAAGCCAATCATCAATAGAGTCAACATTGATTTAACAAAGAAATCTCACGGTTTTTATGTGTTTAATAAGTTAGAATTAACAGATAAATGGGATTTTACGACAGGATTTAGAACCGAAATTACAAAATATAATGGATATCGAAAAAATGGGCCAAATACCATGCCAATCGTCTCTCCGAAAGTAAATGAAATCAGAACAGACGAGAAGATGACAAACTATGCGGGAGAAGCAGGAATGTTGTACAAGTATAGTGACACAGGAAGAGCCTTTGTTCGATATGAAAGAGGATTTGTAACACCGTTTGCAAACCAGTTGACAGATAAAATTCATGATACAAAATTAAAAAGTCCAGCTGGATTTTTCACCCCACCAATTGTGAACGTTTCTTCTTTGTATGTAGCAAATAACTTGAAATCAGAAATCACAGATACTATAGAAGTGGGATTCCGAGATTATATTTTTAATTCCTTAATCAGTGCTTCCTTCTTTGCAACGGACACTACCGATGAAATTACACTTATCAGTTCCGGAATTACGAATCCGGCAGTCAATAGATGGAAATTTCGAAATATAGGAAAAACAAGAAGATTAGGAATTGAATTGGAAGCGGAACAAAAATGGGGAAAATTTGATTTCAGTCAATCGCTAACTTTTGTAGATACAAAAGTATTAAAAACAGATGCAGAATCCAGAATTTTTAGAGGAGATAAGGTTCCAATGGTTCCTAGAATCAAAGCAACATTAGGATTAAAATATAATGTGACAGATAACTTGGCTTTGATTGGAACTTATACGTATTTGAGTAAACGGGAAACCAGAGAATTGGATGAAAAAGATAAGGTATATAAACATACTATCAAAGGATATGGAACAGCGGATTTGGGAATATTGTATAAGGTGGACAAGTATTCAAACTTTAAAGTGGGGGCAAAGAATATTTTTGGAAAGAAATATAATTTACGAGAGACAAAATTAGAAGCATTGCCAGCACCGGAAAGAAATTACTATTTAGAATTTAATGTCAAATTTAACTAA
- a CDS encoding autotransporter outer membrane beta-barrel domain-containing protein: protein MRNRLFILCLASLASISYAKEGKAYEEPAHYRVIETQEHIVPIERGAYEDLLRVVDEQNRQKGIFSNYLQKGRDSRHLGNVDLVPVAQFVGEYNTDKVELTSKKTSTSIDYHSVHDLVEKKDKALKEDGTFDRLSYSREGNQKRFYFGSGNVVKDILITGTDHFDKKLEETREQENDRYVIEGVYKRPFKERDQLGISVDEYKKNIEGQSREKALEYIKKKLEEKLKDSEHKKIEMKNGELYTTDKNGKEWKVLLHIEPVSIPEIRWGTKKQEYKDDIFTNIYLYNPTESTDKKDSSGRVFYTKNNSIVVEDKFKYPENVVEFDSRKKELKEQYEKDKKELTPEKFNEKWVKPFEKGGEFEKELSAMKGELEKASKEKEIEDRKKEEAEKEKRRVQNDKNWPSGLYWWDLKEEKKGELIGKYPDAKELLEKYFEQDKIYQEANKKSEKLYEEISKEIPKKHGFYDGWGVEEKDKKWLKIAIANKNLIRKYLGKNVEFRGQGRIDGIVDLGGGHNQLTIQEQFTGRYGTNIILGPRAALKNIAFVNVSGAIGDTSHASLSGRTSLSLDIDPSVTNEKGHLIQHAFKDSDPKIVFRSSDTVTTSDNRNDFYVELMTSRISKNSVVDMGRKLKYKTQDFHDPAKELDMEIKLISDSIAHTIENKEEKENENSLLQVKIKEKIKALNEKENAVYGSIHRSGRLDILQPTLTTTNKKTTFNVADDDREETKKTRLIHLIKTVSPEEIIQEIGQLNLSDTAQKEAIERVRKIADSENMKKLKEKTEQFKGLVNSEEYKKLEFAKQGENITNLNPGETWQELRQKTYDEATIKRKIQEVKEVVEGIDQEVVAELAKKYPTMETLKSIKSTLESLTKSLKDIKLEESTKVEGLFSTFSSLGTHLQKQASMTESTLDNETANNFENYYNNDRRNYMELKNMLFYTIREEEALSELKNIISQLQERNIYSKLNKVAKNELSTYTNLPYDIDHSLLEKKTLYTRGGFISSRTVQKNFKGNIYTGYGIFEEEYKKGLRIGGIVGGANTDHTETYSRTLRTVATESSIKGVSAYAGAYVNKKLTTPNLEWISGLGLQYGYYTVKRQLKNNYQELHSKGHSQIGALSTYTGFVYSHPLQNDLILRGKGILSYSLIHQGKVKEKDGLNLEIAAKDYHYVDGELGISLAKTLYDDSKKSTLSAGISGIFGLSGYDNKDLKAKVRNSSTGYNIMGDKTKKDAVKIYLDYNMQLDLGFNYGLEGTYITNNDQSDVKIGLKAGYSF from the coding sequence ATGAGAAATAGATTGTTTATACTATGTCTGGCATCTCTTGCCAGTATTAGCTATGCTAAGGAAGGAAAAGCATATGAAGAACCTGCTCATTATCGAGTGATTGAAACTCAGGAGCATATTGTTCCTATTGAAAGAGGAGCTTATGAAGATTTATTACGGGTGGTAGATGAACAAAATCGACAGAAAGGGATTTTTTCTAACTATTTACAAAAAGGTCGGGATAGTAGACATCTTGGAAATGTGGATTTGGTTCCGGTGGCACAATTCGTAGGGGAATACAATACTGATAAAGTAGAATTAACTAGTAAAAAAACATCAACATCAATTGACTATCACAGTGTTCATGATTTAGTAGAGAAAAAAGATAAGGCATTAAAAGAGGATGGAACGTTTGATAGATTGTCCTATTCTAGAGAAGGAAATCAGAAAAGATTTTACTTTGGAAGTGGAAATGTTGTGAAAGATATTTTAATTACAGGAACAGATCACTTTGATAAAAAATTGGAAGAGACAAGAGAGCAAGAGAATGATAGATATGTGATAGAAGGAGTTTATAAGAGACCATTTAAAGAAAGAGATCAATTGGGAATTTCTGTAGATGAGTATAAGAAAAATATTGAAGGGCAAAGTAGAGAGAAGGCTTTAGAATATATTAAGAAAAAATTAGAAGAAAAGCTGAAAGATTCAGAGCATAAAAAAATTGAAATGAAAAATGGAGAATTGTATACTACAGATAAAAATGGAAAAGAATGGAAAGTTTTATTACATATAGAACCTGTATCCATTCCGGAAATTCGATGGGGGACAAAAAAACAGGAATATAAGGATGATATCTTTACAAATATTTATTTATATAACCCTACAGAATCTACAGATAAGAAAGACAGCAGTGGACGTGTTTTCTATACCAAGAATAATAGTATTGTAGTGGAGGATAAATTTAAATATCCAGAGAATGTAGTAGAATTTGATTCTAGAAAGAAAGAACTCAAAGAGCAGTATGAAAAAGATAAAAAAGAATTAACTCCTGAGAAGTTCAATGAAAAATGGGTAAAACCATTTGAAAAAGGAGGAGAATTTGAAAAAGAATTATCGGCAATGAAAGGAGAATTGGAAAAGGCTTCTAAAGAGAAAGAAATTGAGGATAGAAAGAAAGAAGAAGCAGAGAAAGAAAAAAGAAGAGTACAAAACGATAAGAACTGGCCTAGCGGATTATATTGGTGGGATTTGAAGGAAGAGAAAAAAGGAGAGCTCATAGGAAAATATCCTGATGCAAAGGAATTGTTAGAAAAATATTTTGAACAGGATAAAATTTATCAAGAGGCGAATAAAAAATCTGAAAAATTGTATGAAGAGATTAGCAAAGAAATTCCCAAAAAACATGGTTTTTATGATGGTTGGGGAGTAGAAGAAAAGGATAAGAAATGGTTAAAAATTGCCATTGCCAATAAAAATCTGATTCGAAAATATCTTGGAAAAAATGTGGAATTTCGAGGACAGGGAAGAATTGACGGAATTGTAGACTTGGGAGGAGGGCATAATCAATTAACCATTCAAGAGCAATTTACCGGAAGATATGGAACCAATATTATTCTGGGACCAAGAGCAGCCCTGAAAAATATTGCCTTTGTCAATGTTTCGGGAGCTATTGGGGATACTTCACATGCTTCTTTATCTGGGCGAACTTCTTTAAGCTTGGATATTGATCCCTCTGTAACAAATGAAAAAGGACATTTGATTCAACATGCTTTTAAAGATTCGGATCCTAAGATTGTTTTTAGATCTTCAGATACGGTAACCACATCAGATAACAGAAATGATTTCTATGTTGAACTCATGACCAGTCGAATTTCTAAAAATTCTGTTGTCGATATGGGACGAAAATTAAAATATAAAACACAGGATTTCCATGACCCTGCTAAAGAATTGGATATGGAAATAAAACTAATTTCAGATTCTATTGCTCATACCATTGAAAATAAGGAAGAAAAAGAAAATGAAAACTCTTTGCTACAAGTAAAAATCAAAGAGAAAATTAAGGCATTGAACGAAAAAGAAAATGCTGTCTATGGAAGTATTCATCGTTCGGGAAGGTTAGATATTCTTCAGCCTACTTTGACAACGACCAACAAGAAAACGACCTTTAACGTTGCCGATGATGATAGAGAAGAAACAAAGAAAACCAGATTGATTCATCTGATTAAAACTGTTTCTCCGGAAGAAATTATACAAGAAATTGGACAATTGAATCTTTCTGACACTGCTCAAAAAGAAGCGATAGAAAGAGTTCGAAAAATTGCGGATTCAGAGAATATGAAAAAATTAAAAGAGAAGACGGAGCAATTTAAAGGATTAGTAAACTCAGAAGAATATAAAAAACTGGAATTTGCAAAACAAGGAGAAAATATTACAAATTTAAATCCTGGAGAAACATGGCAAGAACTTCGACAAAAAACTTATGATGAGGCAACTATTAAAAGAAAAATTCAAGAAGTGAAAGAAGTAGTAGAAGGAATTGATCAGGAAGTAGTTGCCGAACTTGCCAAAAAATATCCTACCATGGAAACATTAAAATCAATTAAAAGTACCTTGGAAAGTTTGACAAAAAGTTTAAAAGATATAAAACTGGAAGAGAGTACTAAAGTGGAAGGATTATTTAGTACATTTTCTTCTTTAGGAACTCATCTACAAAAGCAAGCTTCCATGACAGAAAGTACTTTGGATAATGAGACGGCAAATAATTTTGAAAATTATTACAATAATGATAGAAGAAATTATATGGAATTAAAAAATATGCTGTTCTACACTATCAGAGAAGAAGAAGCCTTATCGGAGTTAAAAAATATCATCTCACAGTTACAAGAAAGAAATATTTATTCGAAATTGAATAAGGTTGCCAAAAATGAACTTTCTACTTATACAAATCTTCCTTATGATATCGATCATTCTCTTCTTGAAAAGAAGACTTTGTATACTCGTGGTGGATTCATTTCTTCAAGAACAGTGCAAAAGAATTTTAAAGGAAATATCTATACAGGTTATGGAATTTTTGAAGAAGAATATAAGAAAGGATTGAGAATAGGAGGAATTGTAGGAGGAGCCAATACGGATCACACGGAAACTTACAGTAGAACATTGAGAACCGTAGCAACCGAATCCAGTATTAAAGGAGTCAGTGCTTATGCAGGAGCTTATGTAAATAAAAAGTTAACTACTCCAAATTTGGAATGGATTAGCGGGTTAGGATTACAATACGGATACTATACGGTAAAACGACAATTGAAAAATAATTATCAGGAATTACATTCGAAAGGGCATTCTCAAATAGGAGCTTTGAGTACTTACACAGGATTTGTTTATAGTCATCCGCTACAAAATGATTTAATTTTGCGAGGAAAAGGAATTCTTTCTTATAGCTTGATTCATCAAGGAAAAGTAAAGGAAAAAGATGGATTGAACTTGGAGATTGCTGCCAAAGATTATCACTATGTAGATGGGGAGTTAGGAATCAGTCTTGCCAAAACTCTTTATGATGACTCCAAGAAAAGTACTTTATCTGCAGGAATTTCAGGAATTTTCGGACTATCCGGTTACGATAATAAAGATCTAAAAGCGAAGGTTCGTAATAGCAGCACAGGCTATAATATTATGGGAGATAAAACGAAAAAAGATGCAGTCAAAATCTATCTGGATTACAATATGCAATTGGATTTAGGATTTAACTATGGATTGGAAGGAACTTATATTACCAATAACGATCAAAGTGATGTAAAAATTGGATTGAAAGCAGGATATTCTTTTTAG
- a CDS encoding ATP-binding protein, which produces MILKRIKIDKLYGYQNFDIHFQKQNCLIGINGSGKSSILRIIDAFLTKKISFLKKLDYEKILFSFQDEKEEFEIEIQRRENQELIQKNNGNIEEERFQCIIFDSRMNRYMKSYYEDKIMKIQEEIQGLNTENEEKELEEDLKFYKKSLESIFQGRFRMNLSKNYYDKFMDKINFWSYGIQYIDDRKKYLESIINKNISFIEGENSFISLEEILNPIKIVTGLWEKSTKEYLSNLIKEIKDNTIFQYLDGINSFFQQTGKEVYLDKENTDIHIRSLLKGGDIKVEDLSSGETELLIVYTKLFFECKSNTIILLDEPERSLHIEWQVSLGEVMGKILQNENNTTSQLIIATHSPFILQNMNEKGIIDMTQSQGDVNEHNISGD; this is translated from the coding sequence ATGATACTCAAAAGAATTAAAATAGATAAACTATACGGATATCAAAATTTTGATATTCATTTTCAGAAACAGAATTGTTTAATTGGGATTAACGGAAGTGGAAAATCAAGTATTTTAAGAATTATAGATGCTTTTCTCACAAAAAAAATTAGTTTTTTAAAAAAATTAGATTATGAAAAAATATTATTTTCTTTTCAAGATGAAAAAGAGGAATTTGAAATTGAAATTCAAAGAAGAGAAAATCAAGAACTAATTCAAAAAAATAATGGAAATATAGAAGAAGAAAGATTTCAGTGTATTATTTTTGATTCTAGGATGAACCGGTATATGAAAAGTTACTATGAAGATAAGATAATGAAAATACAAGAAGAAATTCAGGGATTGAATACAGAGAATGAAGAAAAGGAATTGGAAGAAGATTTAAAGTTTTATAAAAAGTCATTAGAATCTATATTTCAAGGAAGATTTCGAATGAACTTATCTAAAAATTATTATGATAAATTTATGGATAAGATAAATTTTTGGTCATATGGTATTCAATACATAGATGACAGAAAAAAATATTTAGAGAGTATCATCAATAAAAATATTTCTTTTATAGAAGGTGAAAATTCATTTATTTCTTTAGAAGAAATATTGAATCCTATAAAAATAGTAACCGGTTTATGGGAAAAATCAACAAAAGAATATTTAAGTAATTTGATAAAAGAAATAAAGGATAACACTATCTTTCAATATTTAGATGGAATCAATTCATTTTTTCAACAAACAGGAAAAGAAGTCTATTTAGATAAAGAAAATACAGACATTCATATTCGTTCTTTATTGAAAGGTGGGGATATTAAAGTTGAGGATTTATCTTCGGGAGAAACCGAATTATTGATTGTATATACTAAACTTTTCTTTGAATGTAAATCAAATACCATAATTCTTTTAGATGAACCTGAGAGATCCTTACATATAGAATGGCAAGTGTCATTAGGAGAAGTGATGGGGAAAATATTACAAAATGAAAATAATACAACTTCTCAATTGATTATTGCAACTCACTCTCCTTTTATTCTTCAAAATATGAATGAAAAAGGAATTATTGATATGACTCAAAGTCAAGGTGATGTGAATGAACATAATATCTCCGGAGATTAA
- a CDS encoding DUF4435 domain-containing protein: MNIISPEIKKFSKKIEVDSSVIGRFLSHNIVIFVEDKKRGHYYKKLLTGLYPTWDKKISIIDTQKGKTGVLETYHRSSRYKEEKHKYYILDKDFDDKYPEQHPHFTIKNSYSYLYKYLKKHSNFLIWDRYCIENYFISVSLLKDVICSFSACSVCEKDIEKILKYVDFLSKNQLKNQLAFTKRELNYVSYIESSTLRVDWKKLLQQSKEILLVYKNSNFCNYKYTYIKKYDINAKKVLELIISWCSSSSIFSDIISQNSFSNLLLDFSLKINTQDILELKQELNKIIK; this comes from the coding sequence ATGAACATAATATCTCCGGAGATTAAAAAATTTTCTAAAAAAATAGAAGTGGATTCTAGTGTGATTGGTAGATTTCTTTCTCATAATATTGTAATTTTTGTGGAAGATAAAAAGAGAGGTCATTATTATAAAAAGTTGTTGACAGGGTTATATCCTACATGGGATAAAAAAATATCTATCATAGATACTCAAAAAGGTAAGACAGGAGTATTGGAAACATATCATCGTTCTAGTAGATACAAAGAAGAAAAGCATAAATACTACATTTTGGACAAAGATTTTGATGATAAATATCCTGAGCAGCATCCTCATTTTACTATAAAGAATAGCTATTCTTATTTATATAAATACTTGAAGAAACATTCCAATTTTTTAATTTGGGATAGATATTGTATTGAAAATTATTTTATTTCTGTTTCTTTACTGAAAGATGTTATTTGTTCTTTTTCGGCTTGTTCAGTTTGTGAAAAAGATATTGAAAAAATTTTGAAATATGTGGATTTTCTTTCTAAAAATCAACTAAAAAATCAATTAGCATTTACCAAAAGAGAGTTAAATTATGTATCCTATATAGAGAGTTCTACCCTAAGAGTTGATTGGAAAAAATTATTGCAACAAAGCAAAGAGATATTGTTAGTATATAAAAATTCTAATTTTTGTAATTATAAATATACTTATATCAAAAAATATGATATAAATGCGAAAAAAGTATTGGAATTGATTATTTCCTGGTGTTCTTCCTCGTCTATTTTTTCCGATATTATTTCCCAAAACAGTTTTAGTAATTTATTGTTAGATTTTTCCTTGAAAATTAATACACAAGATATTTTAGAATTGAAACAAGAATTAAATAAAATTATAAAATAA
- a CDS encoding AAA family ATPase, with amino-acid sequence MKQLPIGVSDFKELIEGNYYFIDKTNLLKEIVQDGAKVKLFTRPRRFGKTLNMSMLRYFFDIKNAENHKKLFTGLDIRKSSHFEKQGKYPVIYLSLKDMKEVSWQDCSKRIHKVLSDLFAEYKYLRDDLDQRDLKNFDGIWLEEADGNYFDALKDLSKYLSRYHEKKVVILLDEYDTPVVSAYENGYYEEAMTFFRNFYSAALKDNVCLELGVMTGILRVAKEGIFSGLNNLAVYSILDERYSSYFGLTEMEVKEALNYYELESNLQEVKEWYDGYCFGKIEIYNPWSIINYISNRKVGAYWVGTSNNFLVYDLLEKSGKDIFEDLRKIFQGSSLPKTLDYSFSFQDMQNPNEVWQLLTHSGYLKAEELGEKERYALSIPNREIYSFFEKSFLNRFLGGVDLFQEMIRELKKENLLGFERKLQSILSRSMSYYDGSIQEKYYHNLVLGMLLSLTKEYHVRSNQESGYGRYDLLLEPKRKENTAYLFEFKVAKREEDLEKKAEEAITQMEENYYDVELRERGIAKLLLLGIAFCGKKVKVFSQNRLL; translated from the coding sequence ATGAAACAATTACCTATCGGAGTGAGTGATTTTAAAGAATTGATAGAAGGAAATTACTATTTTATTGATAAGACAAATTTGCTGAAAGAAATTGTACAGGATGGAGCAAAGGTAAAACTGTTTACTCGTCCGAGAAGATTCGGAAAGACCTTAAATATGTCGATGTTACGATATTTTTTTGATATTAAGAATGCCGAGAATCATAAAAAGTTATTTACAGGCTTAGATATCCGGAAATCTTCTCATTTTGAAAAACAAGGAAAGTATCCTGTGATATATCTTTCTTTGAAGGATATGAAAGAAGTGAGTTGGCAAGATTGTAGTAAGAGAATACACAAAGTATTATCCGATTTATTTGCGGAATACAAGTATCTTCGAGATGACTTAGATCAAAGAGATTTAAAAAATTTTGATGGTATTTGGTTGGAAGAAGCGGATGGAAATTATTTTGATGCTTTAAAAGATTTGAGTAAATACCTATCGAGATATCATGAGAAAAAGGTAGTCATTTTGTTAGATGAATACGACACTCCGGTGGTATCTGCATATGAGAATGGATATTATGAGGAAGCCATGACTTTTTTCCGAAATTTCTATAGTGCCGCTTTAAAGGATAATGTTTGCTTGGAATTAGGAGTTATGACAGGCATCTTGCGAGTAGCGAAAGAAGGAATTTTTTCAGGATTAAATAACTTAGCGGTTTATAGTATTTTAGATGAGAGATACAGCTCTTACTTTGGCTTAACAGAAATGGAAGTCAAAGAAGCTTTAAACTATTATGAGTTGGAGTCCAATTTGCAAGAAGTGAAAGAATGGTATGACGGATATTGTTTCGGGAAGATAGAGATCTATAATCCGTGGTCAATTATCAATTATATTTCGAATCGTAAAGTGGGAGCTTATTGGGTGGGAACATCGAATAATTTTTTGGTCTATGATTTGTTAGAAAAATCCGGAAAGGATATTTTTGAAGATTTACGAAAAATATTTCAAGGCAGTTCTCTTCCTAAGACCTTGGACTACAGTTTTAGTTTTCAAGATATGCAAAATCCAAATGAAGTATGGCAATTACTCACTCATAGTGGATATCTAAAAGCTGAGGAACTGGGAGAAAAGGAAAGATATGCATTAAGTATTCCCAATCGTGAAATTTATAGTTTCTTTGAAAAGAGTTTTTTAAATCGTTTTTTAGGTGGAGTGGACTTGTTTCAAGAAATGATAAGGGAATTAAAAAAAGAGAATCTTTTGGGATTCGAGAGAAAGCTACAGAGTATCTTATCTCGCAGCATGAGCTATTATGATGGAAGTATCCAGGAAAAATATTATCATAATCTAGTGTTGGGAATGTTGCTTTCCTTAACGAAAGAATATCATGTTCGTTCCAACCAAGAGAGCGGCTATGGAAGATACGACTTATTATTGGAGCCGAAGCGAAAAGAGAATACTGCATATTTATTTGAATTTAAGGTAGCCAAGAGAGAAGAAGACTTGGAAAAGAAAGCGGAAGAAGCGATAACACAAATGGAAGAGAACTATTATGATGTGGAATTACGGGAAAGAGGTATTGCTAAGCTCTTGTTGTTAGGAATAGCTTTTTGCGGCAAGAAAGTCAAAGTATTCTCTCAAAATCGTTTATTATAA